From Paenibacillus physcomitrellae, the proteins below share one genomic window:
- the thpR gene encoding RNA 2',3'-cyclic phosphodiesterase — MKAEQPDGTRRTAGGQESWRVFVAVPLPDRIKQQLAAWCENQQSKLLFKKWVYHEDFHITVQFLGDIHPAKVPEIQHALSTAAAGIAPFRVKLAGTGIFGRPVQPRVLWAAVKEGREGLDRLHAAVTANLAPLGFIPEERPYSPHVTLARQFLSGQQEAEAGFQAEEAEFGSWEAASVVLYRTRMGRQPMYEVVAEAAFGGNGTHTDRHEPGTTEDIAGIDLN; from the coding sequence ATGAAAGCAGAGCAACCGGACGGGACGAGAAGAACGGCTGGCGGGCAGGAATCCTGGAGGGTATTTGTCGCTGTCCCTCTTCCGGACCGTATTAAGCAGCAGCTGGCAGCCTGGTGTGAGAACCAGCAGTCAAAGCTCTTGTTTAAGAAATGGGTTTATCACGAGGATTTTCATATTACGGTTCAGTTTCTGGGCGATATTCATCCGGCAAAGGTTCCGGAGATACAGCATGCATTAAGTACAGCAGCAGCGGGTATAGCTCCCTTTCGTGTAAAGCTGGCGGGGACCGGTATATTCGGCCGTCCTGTGCAGCCAAGGGTTCTTTGGGCGGCTGTTAAAGAGGGACGTGAGGGATTAGACCGTCTGCACGCAGCGGTAACGGCAAATCTGGCGCCGCTTGGCTTCATTCCGGAAGAACGGCCCTACAGCCCGCATGTCACTTTAGCCCGTCAATTTCTATCCGGGCAGCAGGAAGCGGAGGCCGGCTTTCAAGCTGAAGAAGCGGAATTTGGCAGTTGGGAGGCTGCTTCTGTTGTCTTGTACCGGACCCGTATGGGTCGTCAGCCGATGTATGAGGTGGTGGCGGAGGCAGCGTTCGGAGGTAACGGAACCCATACGGACCGGCATGAACCCGGCACGACCGAGGACATAGCTGGAATTGATCTAAATTAA
- a CDS encoding DMT family transporter — translation MGSLSKRQTALYLTFLIMVWAINWPLSKLALAYTPPVLFAAIRTFFGGILLVLFALPNYRKLKLRRNWPTYLIAGILNITLYYGLQTVGLGYMPAGIFSAIVFLQPVLLGICSWLWLGESMSLLKMAGLLLGFCGVGVISAGGISEGLSVIGILLALASAVSWCLGTVFIKKTGDSVDIIWMTAVQLLFGSLFLFIWGGSTESFAAIDWNPAFIGDLLFISVFVIAIGWFVFFRLVQSGEASKVGSFTFLIPLLALCFSALFMHEQVSLRLGLGMVLVLASILLVNVRLKGRTRKPDTPLS, via the coding sequence ATGGGTTCACTTTCCAAGCGCCAGACAGCGCTTTATTTAACTTTTCTTATCATGGTTTGGGCCATTAACTGGCCTCTCTCCAAGCTTGCCCTGGCCTATACGCCGCCCGTCCTGTTTGCCGCCATCCGCACCTTCTTCGGTGGAATACTGCTGGTTCTGTTCGCCCTGCCCAATTACAGAAAACTCAAATTGCGGCGGAACTGGCCCACTTATTTAATTGCCGGCATTCTGAACATTACGCTTTATTACGGTCTGCAAACGGTTGGTTTGGGCTATATGCCGGCGGGTATTTTCTCTGCCATTGTCTTTCTACAGCCCGTCCTGCTGGGCATTTGCTCCTGGTTATGGCTTGGCGAGTCCATGTCGCTGCTCAAAATGGCCGGCCTGCTCCTCGGCTTCTGCGGGGTTGGAGTGATCAGCGCGGGAGGAATCAGCGAAGGGCTGTCGGTGATAGGCATTTTGCTTGCCCTTGCTTCCGCAGTCAGCTGGTGTCTGGGAACGGTATTCATTAAGAAAACCGGAGATTCAGTCGACATTATCTGGATGACAGCCGTGCAGCTGCTGTTCGGCAGCCTGTTTCTGTTTATTTGGGGAGGTTCTACGGAATCCTTCGCGGCGATTGATTGGAACCCGGCTTTTATCGGAGATCTGCTGTTTATTTCCGTATTTGTGATCGCCATCGGCTGGTTTGTATTCTTCCGGCTCGTGCAATCCGGCGAAGCCAGCAAGGTAGGCTCCTTCACCTTCTTGATCCCGCTGCTGGCGCTCTGCTTCAGCGCCTTGTTCATGCACGAACAGGTCAGCCTGCGCCTAGGGCTGGGCATGGTTCTTGTGCTCGCGAGTATCCTGCTGGTCAATGTCCGGCTTAAAGGAAGAACCCGCAAGCCGGATACGCCGCTTTCTTAA